Genomic segment of bacterium:
ACCCCTCCTGCTGTTCCTGGAAGAACTTCATTCCGCTGATATTTCGCTGGATGCGCTTCAATATATCGTGCGGCGTCTCGGTCCTACACCGACTTTCATTGTTGGAACGTATCGTTCTACCGAAGTGCAGAAAGGTCACGCGCTGACAAGGATGCTGGAAACGTTCCAGGGAGACCGCCGTTTCAGCACGTTTAGCCTGCAACCCTTTGATCGTGAAGAGCACAGAGCGTTTCTGGAAGTGCTCATCGGCAGCGAAAAATTCGAGACGCAGTTTGCCGAGCGTTTATATCAGGCAACTGAAGGAAATCCGTACTTTACCAAGGAATTGATTCGATCCTTGATGGACGCGGGACAAATGATCCAAACACCCGATGGAGGATGGGCTCTTTCCGCGGACACTGCGATTTCCTCGCAGGCGCTTCCCGTCACCATACAGCAAACGATTGAAAAAAGAATCGAACGGTTGCCGGCTGACTTGCGCAATATATTGAGTCTCGCATCGGTCCTGGGAAGAAGTTTTGACCTGCTTGATCTCGAATCCATGATGGAAACCGATGAGTGGACCGAAGAGGCAATGGAGAAACTGATCAATCTTGGCTTTCTGGAGGAACAAAACCTCTCGCGCGGTGAGCGTTTCAGTTTTTCCAGTGGTGTTCTTCGCGACGTTCTGTACGGCGCGCTGTTGCGCAGACAAAGAAGGGCTTTGAATCTTAGATTTGCGAATGCTCTCGAAAAAAAATATGCAAGGAAACTGGATCGCGTTTATCCACGGCTACTTCATCATTTTGTGGAAGCGGATATTTCGGAAAAAGTTGTCGAATACGGATTGAAGCTTGCCAAAAAGTCCCTGGAAACTTTTTCCGGAGAGGAAGCGCTCCGGTCCGCCAGGATCGCACTGGAATTTCTGGAAGAAGAGGAAGAAGACTCTTTGATAGAGGCGGAGACGAGAAAAATGCTGGCATCTGCAATACGGCTCACGGGAAATTTTGACGGAGCCCTAAAGGAATTTGCAAAAGCTGCGGACATTTATCAGAAGCGGAATCAGGGGAACGAGATGCTGGATATAATTCTGCTTGCTGCAGAAACCGCGTGGGAGGGCAGAAGCATCGAAGCAACCATTCAGTGGATAGAAATCGGATTGGATCTGTCACGGAGAATTGAAATGCAGGACTGCCGGATAAAGCTGCTTTCATTGGCGACGACGGTGGCCAACCTGCGAGGCGAATATCAAAAAGCGAAAGAATATTTAAACGAAATCAACAGTCTCCAACCCGCGGTGCAGGAAAAAGATGAACAGGTTACCACAGGTGGAACACTATTGGTCGCGTTTCCCGCGTCCATTCAGGTGCGGCACCCGGCCCAAATGACTTTCGACGAGGAACAGGAAGTTCTCACAAACGTTTTTGAAACACTCTTGACGCGCGATGCGAGAGGAAATCTAATTCCGCATTTATGTGAACGATGGGAAATCTTAAACTCCGGACAGACTTTTTTAATTACGCTGCGCTCGAACATCCCCATGCATGACGGGCAGAACCTTTGCCCAAAGGATGTCAAAAGGTCGTTCGAACAGGCGGTCCGGTTGTGTTCAGAGCACCTGGCAGCCGCATTCTCTGCAATTCGCGGTGTTCCCGAATACCTCAGTGGAACCGCTGCAGAGGTCTCCGGAATCACTGTGTTATCGGAAAATCAAATCGAGTTGCAACTGAATCAGTCGCTGCCAATGTACGGATCGATGTTGACGGATGCCAGAACAGCAATCGTGAAAGAAGTGATAGATGAATTCAAAGGCGAATCCCCCTCCCTTATAAAGGGAGGGGCGAGGGGAGGGTTGTCCGAACATCTCCAACCCCCACCTAACCTCCACCTTCATGAGGGGGAAGAATCCCTGCGCCAATCCCCTCTGTACGTGGGAAGCGGACCTTTTGAAATGCAATCGTTCAGATCGAATGAAATTGTATTGCGAAGGAATCCGCATTACTGGAAGGGGGCGACTACTTTGTTGGACAAGATTGAATTCAAAACGGGGATCGGCTCGGCTGCAACCGCAGCGGGATTTCGAAAAGGAAGCTACGATCTTGCGCGCGATCTGCTGCCTAACGATCTTGAGGAAATTCTCAGAACCAGGTATTTGAAAACTCAGCTCGTTGAAGTCCCGAAGAAGAATACATACTTTGTCCTGTTCAATCAAAACAGTCTTGCGCTCTCCGATCTTAGAATTCGCCAGGGATTGGCGAGCGTAGTCCGGACTCACGATTTAATCCGGCGCGCTCTGGGACGATTCGCTCAACCGGCTGAAGGATTGCTTCCACCAGGCATTCTCGGACATGATCCCGGACGCAGAAAACGCCCCATCTCACGGGAGGAATCTCTGGATTTCCTGAAACAGGCGGGTGTCGACTCCGCGGTGACCCTCCGCGCTTCTGTTCATCCGAGCCTTCAAGATCGCTATTGCTCACTCACGAAATCTTTGTTGCAGATCTGGAGAGAGATCGGCGTTGAAGTGAAAATCGAAACACCTACCATTGTGGAATATCAGGATCGCATCACAAATAATGCAGAGACCGATTTGATGATCGGACGATGGGCCTCCGATTATGATGATCCGGACAACTTCATCTATGGGCTGTTTCATTCCGATGCGGGACGATTTCGCAAATATTTTTGTTCACAGGAACTGGACGAACTCATCTCAAACGCAAGAAAAGAAATGCATCCTGCGATGCGGGAGAGACTTTATTTGAAAATAGAGAATCTCTTGCACGATTCCGCCATGCTGATTCCATTGTTCCACGACGTCGATTACAGACTTGCAAACCCGAAAATTCATGCGCTCAAGCTTTATAGCAATCCGCCCTACCTGAACTATTCTGAAATCTGGAAATCCGAATCCACTGCGACGCAGGTGGCTCTCAGCAGAAGAGGGGGTACGATTCATGTTCCCGCTTCCCAGGAAATGAATAGTCTGGATCCTTCACTTGTATTCCGGCTCATCGAATACGAAGTGTTGCCCACGATTTTTGAAACTTTAACGCGGGTGACAAAAGGACTTCATGTCGCGACATCGCTAGCGTCAGAATGCCTGGCGGAAGCGGGTGGCAAAAGATACAGGTTTCGTTTGCGCGATGATGTCCGATTTCACGATGGCCGAAAACTAACTGCGCGCGATGTCCGTTACTCTTTTGAACGCCTTCTTCAAAATCCCGCATCGGAGAACCGCTGGCTGCTCTCTTGCATCAGTGGCGCTCAGGAATTATTGAAAAGCGAAGTCGGGGACCTCAAAGGCTTTAGAATTCTTTCCGCTTCCGAATTCGTGATTGAGCTGGATCAACCACTCTCCTTTTTCCCTACGCTTCTTACGCATCCGCTCACTTCGATCGTTCCGGAAGGCTCCGAATTCTTTACAGGACGTCCTGTCGGAACCGGCCCTTTCCGCGTTGTGAATTTTGATCCGGGTCGCCGCCTTGAATTGGAGGCAAATCCGGATTACTGGAGTAAGGGATATCCGAAATCTGATCGTTTGATATTTACTTTCGGCGTTTCCATTTCAGAAATTCTTGCAGGGTTTCGCTCAGGACAATTCTCACTTGCATGGAATCTCTTCC
This window contains:
- a CDS encoding ABC transporter substrate-binding protein, whose translation is MIGTRLADRYEIQSELGRGGMGVVYLAYDPLLDRPIAVKLLTPGTFNAEAQERLKREARTIAKMDHHGVVGIYDVGTHQDSLFFVMPYVRGDNLRKLMKEKKLTLSDVLDLIIQTADALEYSHSLGIIHRDIKPENIMVTRSEDGHFHARITDFGLAIGSTDQRITESGLIVGTIAYLSPEQIAHQKVDQRSDVYSLATVLYECLTGRVPFTGELHLLLYSILHDTPQSPGELGIAMDPELETVLMHALEKDPALRPQRCKDFAQTLRRHRARLLEEEGISSDRAATPILTQQAKQPSLLIGREKEFNQLQRHLNTALTGECQFVVFGGEAGIGKTRLLEQLDRLAKAKRIRVLHGRFVEQDRVFPYQGFCEVIQEFFRVNTPQTSIPVDLSDLAADLISLFPVLGEIAEMKSTSTSTLARPMETKKVEDRIQIYELLAKTIARIGAGQPLLLFLEELHSADISLDALQYIVRRLGPTPTFIVGTYRSTEVQKGHALTRMLETFQGDRRFSTFSLQPFDREEHRAFLEVLIGSEKFETQFAERLYQATEGNPYFTKELIRSLMDAGQMIQTPDGGWALSADTAISSQALPVTIQQTIEKRIERLPADLRNILSLASVLGRSFDLLDLESMMETDEWTEEAMEKLINLGFLEEQNLSRGERFSFSSGVLRDVLYGALLRRQRRALNLRFANALEKKYARKLDRVYPRLLHHFVEADISEKVVEYGLKLAKKSLETFSGEEALRSARIALEFLEEEEEDSLIEAETRKMLASAIRLTGNFDGALKEFAKAADIYQKRNQGNEMLDIILLAAETAWEGRSIEATIQWIEIGLDLSRRIEMQDCRIKLLSLATTVANLRGEYQKAKEYLNEINSLQPAVQEKDEQVTTGGTLLVAFPASIQVRHPAQMTFDEEQEVLTNVFETLLTRDARGNLIPHLCERWEILNSGQTFLITLRSNIPMHDGQNLCPKDVKRSFEQAVRLCSEHLAAAFSAIRGVPEYLSGTAAEVSGITVLSENQIELQLNQSLPMYGSMLTDARTAIVKEVIDEFKGESPSLIKGGARGGLSEHLQPPPNLHLHEGEESLRQSPLYVGSGPFEMQSFRSNEIVLRRNPHYWKGATTLLDKIEFKTGIGSAATAAGFRKGSYDLARDLLPNDLEEILRTRYLKTQLVEVPKKNTYFVLFNQNSLALSDLRIRQGLASVVRTHDLIRRALGRFAQPAEGLLPPGILGHDPGRRKRPISREESLDFLKQAGVDSAVTLRASVHPSLQDRYCSLTKSLLQIWREIGVEVKIETPTIVEYQDRITNNAETDLMIGRWASDYDDPDNFIYGLFHSDAGRFRKYFCSQELDELISNARKEMHPAMRERLYLKIENLLHDSAMLIPLFHDVDYRLANPKIHALKLYSNPPYLNYSEIWKSESTATQVALSRRGGTIHVPASQEMNSLDPSLVFRLIEYEVLPTIFETLTRVTKGLHVATSLASECLAEAGGKRYRFRLRDDVRFHDGRKLTARDVRYSFERLLQNPASENRWLLSCISGAQELLKSEVGDLKGFRILSASEFVIELDQPLSFFPTLLTHPLTSIVPEGSEFFTGRPVGTGPFRVVNFDPGRRLELEANPDYWSKGYPKSDRLIFTFGVSISEILAGFRSGQFSLAWNLFPSDVEALRQESGIQYKEIPRLSTYYFALNIHKGPFQDEQMRRELFESLDVESLVRKTVGRLGILADSFIPPGLIGYEKRLRRTPEASRQLVRETSVTCFLNSIYQGPYSGFADEFSKNMRERGFRMNLVDTKSEYHINQASTLAKADCNLTRWISDYPDADSFVFLLHTEKGFIGKLCGLPEIDQLIERGRTEFNTSIRHEIYQEIEEIVERKALLLPLFHEQSYCFAQPDVEDFEINLMYSPVVAYEKLWKVRK